The Dasypus novemcinctus isolate mDasNov1 chromosome Y, mDasNov1.1.hap2, whole genome shotgun sequence sequence ATACATACTAAAATAGAATCTGGTTTTTAATGTGATCCCCAATAACACGTATGCACAAGTTTAAGAGACACAGTGTTGTTCTACATCCTAGGACTAGTCCATAATAAATACAGAAAGGTAGAGTAAGTGCTTAGGAACACAGAGCAACTTGACATTAccatgtttctattttattttacaaatgtacTATTCTGCAAAGAATTAGGATATTAAAAGAGCTGGTACTTTGATATGCTTAATTCATAAGGCACTATTCTGGAAGACCCAAGCTAAATAATTGATTTCAGTGTTAAATTGgataattaaagaaaacaacacTGATAAGCTCTTATTTCCAGATACCTGAAGGAGATGAAGGAGATAGCAGAGCATTCAATTGAAGGGAAAGAGTTTTACTTACAAGGAGCCTTAAGTTTAAATACCCCTGAGACAGAAATATTGTTTCTGATTAATTTGAGAAAAAATCAAGAATGGTTTAAGGATTGGTGCAGAAGAATGAGGGAGATGAGGTCAGAAATGTGTGAATGATTGTGTATCTGTCTGTGATTGAGGAGAGAAGGGATGCAGATTATGTGTAGCTTTGTATGCCATGCTCAGGTTTTACACTTTTATTTGGAGTGAGATGAGAAGTTATTGGAGTGATTGAAGTAAGAGGAGATATTatagaaattattatttaaaataagcatttttaataGACCTAATGTGGGTAAGGTCTGAAGCAGAAAGACCGGAAAAAAGACTGGAGATTGTTGCAATTATTCTTTTGAGAGATGCTGTTCTCTAAAACACTGTCATAGCAACGAAGAATATGAGAGGCAATTGCATAATGAATGTACTTTGACGATATTGTCAAGAGGATTTCCTGATAGAATGGACATGGGTTGTAAAACTGTGAAAGGATCAAAGGCAGCTATAAATATTTTGCCTGAGCAACTGGAAGGATGGAATTGTCATGAACTAAAGTGGAATGTGCAaaatttattcacaaaataaGCCAAGGATTTGGGACAGCCCAGTTATTCATAAACTTAACGTACAATAATTAAAGACAAATGCCTCCACTGGCTCTAGAAATCTTATATTCCCTATGACACCTCATGTGCCCATGCAGACAAATCATGGAAACAGGCATAATCTATTAAAATGGAGAAGCgttttgaaaagattttaaatatagGTTAACATCTTGTTTCTATCACTTTCTTGGTGAATGCTGTGGAACAATTAATGTCTACCCGTACATTTCTTACATTGTAAAATAGGTgtatcattatttatttcttagGGAGCTTGAAAAACCTGGAAATGATATCAGCTGGCGTTACTAATTCTCAGTAATCCTTGTATCATAATAGAAGGATGATAAGGAAGCATGTCATCAGATGTGTTTACATTTATGAACTTGGATATTTGGGtaaggaaaaaattaagttaGAATGGAAACACCATCCACCCTTTAAAATCCTGTTAATAGGAGAAGTAGAAAGAACCATATTTTAAGTGCTTCAAAAATTTTACTATTGTATTTTTCTAGGTTTTCTTAAGCTTTTCAAGTGAAAATTTGTACTCTGTTCTATGTACACctattaaaaacataatttccaaGAGCTGTTAAAGTAATCACTGGGCTGGGGAGTAAGAGATACAGATTCTAGTCCTGCCACCTGCATTTGGTCAAATAACTTTACCTCCTTGATTTCTGTTATTTCAACTCTAAAATGAGTTCAATGGACTCAATAGGAGAgctaacaaaagaatgaagatggacacTACCCATCCCAAATAAATTACAATTAAGACAGCtctatccatctaccacatgggatctaagtcccatctcaatcagaaacagagtagacatcaccatcccaaaaccctCAAGCTTGGGAAAgaatgatggactaaagtagacatattattctattatagacattattattctagcaatggaagaacttatatcattgatataaaggcagtggccaccagaggttctgagggggagggagagagaagaataggtataatatgggggctttTTGGTACATTGGAATTgacctgcatggcattgcaatgatggatacaggccattatacattttgccaaaacccataaaattgtgtggggcaaagtataaatgataatgtaaactatagtccatggtaagcagcaatgcttcaatatacgttcatcaattgtaacacatgaaccacactaatgaaagatgttgttaatggggaaccGTGTGGGAGGAGGaatgggtggggtatatgggattcccccatatttttatgtaacatttatgtaatctaaagcttctttaaagataaaatcagTACATGAATtaataacaaataaatgaataaataaataaaatgagcttCAAACAGATTATTGTTAGGATACCAACTAGCACTTAATAAAATGCATTGTATGatttgagaaataaaatcttgGCAAAGAACACGTAATACCTTTGTGAAGGCTGCATTCTTTGgcattgtatttttaaactgaATGCTCTCTCTGCATAAATTAATCATGTTTGTAAAAGGCAGTATCCTGAGGagctggggcaagatggcatcgaTTTACACTCAcacctctctcacacacacaaaaagattgAGATCTTGCCTGAGTGAGCTGCTTTGTATTCTTTGTAGGCTTGTattctcctctgggtctctgcAGACGTAGGTTCCAGTGCCTGGGGATGCATGGAGTTTCTAAATATGATTCTGTCAACAGTCTTTATATGTGGTGAGACGGATGTGGCACTGCGCTGCCTCAGTGTGGATCCTGAGTTGCAAGGGACCCAATAAGGGCGAAGGGTCATGAAAATTGGCCTTCTTTATGGGAAAGATTTCTCCTGCCTAtgatttttcagtttcttcaaatCAGCATTTGTGGATTATTTTCTGATCTCTGCTGTCCTCCAGCAAGCAGAATTTGGCCTTTTACTCACTCCATCTCTGGGGAGGCTTTTCTAAGAGACTTGTACATTGACATGATGATGACATCACTCCAGAAGTGGTTAGTGCCCCTTATCAGGATTACTAGCCACGACCCAGAATATTATTCCATAGTATACAAACAGGCACTTGTCATTAACCACTTGCCTTATTTCTGCTTAACTCCTTATAAACTATATTCCCAGAAAGACCATGCTTGGGGGGCCAACTGGCAAGAAATTGTCCTAAAGAACTTCATGAGATAAAATGCCATACATGGTTATGTAGCCTCCTTTTATGTTTGCCCATACActgatagagaaaatcaaaagaattGTCAGGTCAGAAGAAGAGGACTGTGgatcttccttctcagcttgACAGACCCAGGAATAGAACATATCAGAAGAACATTTACACCCCATTTTAAAAGAAGGGAGGCAAAGAAACGGTAAATTGGAATAGGAGTTAAGATCTTTGCCTGGTTTCCTCAAGTCCTAATGAGATTTGTTTCTCCAGGCTAGCATAATAGTTCCCCAGTGATTTTTCCACAGTATGATCTGGCATGGTGTGGAGACACAATCAAACTTGCCTCAACGTCAATTACACTTTGACCACGAATTGCTGGGTTTTGAATTAATTATCTTAATGCGTTGTTACTTATTACAATTATTTTTGTATAAAGGtaaaaggagaggaaataaatattatGGTTTTCTTGGTATGGAATAAAACAGGTTCTGAAAGTATTTTTAGATGAACATCCATTACAGCTGTGTACATcaggaagacagaaagaaaaagtaaaagaaaatgtatgatatggaaaaatacaatacACTTTTCAAAACTCCTTCCAGCCAGTCTTGGACCTTGTCCCCAAAGCGTCTTCTTTCCTGAGCGGCGACAGTTTTTCCTTTGAGGGATTTAGGTCACCAGCTTGGAAGAATCTACTCCGTCCTTCTCCCTCACGTTATAGGAAAGAGTGCAGGACCTGTGACCCCATGATCTTGGGTTCCATATGCGTATGCTTTCTGTGCACTACTTACCGTCACGATCTCTCTCCACTGAAAAACGAGCAAGGAGAGACATTTGTGTAGGTCGAGCTAACGGTGCCCACAATAGGAAACGTGAAAGAGGAAGAACAGGGCGCCTTTCCGGGCACCGGCTCGGCTGCCAGGGCGCAGTTTTCCCGGCTCCGCTTAGGTTTTGTGGGCGGGATAATCGCTGCGGGCAGCCAGATCCTGTATGGCGGGGTCTGCCTCCATGGCTTAGGAAATTCCGCCCCAGAACCAGCCGGGGTCCCCGCGCGGGCCCTGACCTGACCTTCACTGAGCGCCACGCACGTTCCCCAccagcctgctggaggtgagcAGCGCCCTGCAGACTCGCTCCCTCGAAGGCTGGGCTGCGGGTTGCAGGCGCAGGCTTTGCTCCAGCCCAGTGTGAGGGCGGGGCAGGAGCGGGGAAGGGCAGGAGCGGGAGGGGCCAGGGCTCTGCGCCGCcggaggggtggggggcgggggagcggCGTGGGGCGTGGAAAGCGCGGCTTTCCCGCCACTGGCCGTCTTGCCGTCACCAAGCGCTGCGCATGCGCCCAGCTCCACACGCCACAGGCTGCCGGGGGCCCACCCGCTCAGCCCAGAGCCGCTGGTGTACCCGCAGGCGTGGCCTGGGGAGAGCGTGTGCGGCGTCCTTGCCTGCACCGGCCCGGGCCACATGGCGAGTGAAGCGGGTCCTGGCGAAGGCCCGGCTCCCCAGGCACGCTCAGAACACCTCCGTGGCCTGGCAAGCGGCCCTCTGGTAGGAGAGTCGCTCGGGCGCCCTGGCCAGCGGTCCCCACAGAGCTGCAGGGCAGGGGCGGAGGCACAGGACCCAGCTGGAGGGATGGAGACGGGAGAGGCGCCCTGCGAGGAGGCCGCGGTGCTCTGGGTGGAGGAGCTGCCGGAAATGGAGGTGATGGAGGAGGACATGGTGCTGGAGAATGTAATGGCGGTAGTGGACGTAGTGGCGGAAGAGGAGGTGCAAGAGCAGGAGCGAGAGGCGGAGCAGAAAagcctggaggaggggcaggaggagtgcGGGCGGGCCCAGCCAGGGTATGATGCGGAGGCGGCCCAGACATCAGTGGAGGCGCTAGAGGCCCTGCAGTTAGAGCTGAGCAGCGTGAAAGTCCGAACCAACCGGGCCTTTTGCCGGCT is a genomic window containing:
- the LOC139438279 gene encoding testis-specific Y-encoded-like protein 1, producing the protein MRMLSVHYLPSRSLSTEKRARRDICVGRANGAHNRKRERGRTGRLSGHRLGCQGAVFPAPLRFCGRDNRCGQPDPVWRGLPPWLRKFRPRTSRGPRAGPDLTFTERHARSPPACWRSGEGQEREGPGLCAAGGVGGGGAAWGVESAAFPPLAVLPSPSAAHAPSSTRHRLPGAHPLSPEPLVYPQAWPGESVCGVLACTGPGHMASEAGPGEGPAPQARSEHLRGLASGPLVGESLGRPGQRSPQSCRAGAEAQDPAGGMETGEAPCEEAAVLWVEELPEMEVMEEDMVLENVMAVVDVVAEEEVQEQEREAEQKSLEEGQEECGRAQPGYDAEAAQTSVEALEALQLELSSVKVRTNRAFCRLKHKLRQAFKPHLERRSNIIERIRGFWFKTILNHPLMSAMISDQDQDMLNYMISLKVEEFIHPTNSCKIIFFFGRNPYFQNEVITKEYDITITGYKASHSTPIQWLGDYECQTNSYSNSNTSLNFFNWLSDHNFAGSNRIAEIICEDLWLNPLQYYLRI